The region CACACGGCGAATGCCATAAAAGTAATTATTTAAAAGGaacaccagaattgctattttcttTTGTTCCCCTAAAAACAGAATCTAAGTAAATCCAGAGGTCACACGCACCTCCAAAAACTACAATTCTTCCTGGAAAAAAACAAGTCGTCACAGAACGCCGTTGTTGCCAATATAACAATGTTATCcatcttggaatgtggcaacgcACAGTTAGAAAAGAGCTCAAAAGCACAAAGTGAGTCCTGTCATAAACATAAGCCACAACCTAGAAGTGAGCAGAGACCGTATGGCTGAAGCTTAGGTGACGGTGTTGTCACATGTATCAGGAGAGGGGAGTGTAATTGAATTTTCCGTCACATGCAttaagaaagcctcatacttggtttacaGACTGTGCTATATTTCTGTTTCTAGTAGTGGGAgggccagcactgatcagctggtctatCGCAGGAAagcacacaagctcagctccctcttcctctctcctcttttagaggctgtgtagcataaccacgcccactcaatactacacagctgtctCTCCTGTCTCATAGTAGTTGCTGTCCAAATGTAATTGGAAGGACAGCAGCACTCGCCTTCTTAACCCTTACTGGGGTATTGAATGCACGCCCCGCTAGGACTGGATTCACATCCAAATATTATCCCAGGAAAAAGCAGCAGTGCAGGATGGCAAAGTCTGGTGCAAAAAAATAGTATTATGACCTCGAGATGTATCTGTATTCCTCAAATATCGTAAAAAGTAGCGACGTTTCGGCTACCACtgtagcctttgtcaagctcggAGTGAATTACACACTGATTACATAGATATGTCTGCTATGTGGAtcagtgcagtagtttgggagaaacctgcattttattaatagcagccagacacagaagtagtcctacATATTAATGAACTGCAAGCTAGCCCCGCCCACCCatcagccaatgattgacagatCTCTCTTTACGCAGTAATAGGCAGACCTCTGCCAATCCGTAACTGGAGGGcatagctagcctgcagctcatgaatattgtgGACTACTTCTTGTAGTCCCCCATGTatgtactgataaaatgcaagtttctccaaaactattgcacagatccacacagcggCCCTATCCCTGCAATCGTTGTGACAGGgactaccttatggtgctctcagagAGGGGCGCAAAAAGATGGCAGTCTCTTTAAGCCAAACTAACCAACAATGAACTAGAAGAggaccctgcccataagagcttacagtctaaacaTGTAGTCTGGTTATAGGAGATGCCCCTTGTCCATTATAGAGAACAGCAGTGAAAATCCAACCCCCACTAATACCATGTATATTATAACCCGAGTGCAGCGGTTATCGGCGCCGCTGCTCCATTATTATAGGAGCATCGTGGATCCTTACTGATCCTATAACTAGAATGGATCCACCAGGTTTCTATATTCTGGCTTCCAAAAAGCAGTGGAAACCGACATGAAAAAGCTAGCCTCCCGCTCTTTACTAGTTGGGTCCCAGAAGATCCTGTGACTCACGGCTCGCCCCTACGGGCGTATTTGCCATTCCTATTACGTCTGTATTTTATATGGACAGCATAGACTTGCATTGGGCATGTAAACATGTTGTTCACGTGTATCTTCTAAGTATGAAGAACTAGCAGTATATCCGATTCTTCGTATTACAGATCAGAATCACCCCTCATGTCTACGGGAGCGTTAAAATCTACACAATACACGCggattcactgcgtatttatgaAGAAGGCAGGAGACATCCATTGGTCCTTCTTGCGTCAGCGCAAACATGAAGGCAGCCTGAGAGAGTTGCAAGTCTCAGGGAAACTGTTTTATAGGAGATGTACTCAATGTGGCCAGCAGGTGGCAGCGTGACTCTATTACAAATATGGCACTTGGTTGACGTGTGGGTTGGCTTCAGTCTGACAGATCTGTTAGTGGTGTGAAGTATAGCGGACCCAACTGGTTCCTGTAATGGGGGTCATCAGGGTTCCATATTTTTCTTTACTGTCCAGACTAATGTACCTTGCTATACTATTCGGCGCGGCTAACTGGTCGTACGCAGCTTCTGTTAGGTCACCCAGTTCTAGAATCGCTATATAGCCCCTTCCGGTCTGCGTTGGGTACTTGCCTTCTGCATGCTTCATGCTTTCTTGCTCCTTCTACCTACTTCTCCCATCGGAATAGCTGCAGGCATGGAGTATACGTAGTGGTGATCACGGACTCGTTGAAGATGGATCACTTTGTCTCTAACCATCTTCCTCTTATGTGTCTGCAGGTTGCCATATTTAATCATGGAGGCCGCTCGTCTCACGCTCGTCTGCCACCTGGAGGTTTCCTCGTTTTAATTCTTCTTCTCACTAATTTTATATCCTATGCAATGTCCAACAAGAAGGAGCCTCCTTTTTTTAACGAAGATAACCTTGGATCCTTCCATTACAAACTACCTTTTTATGAGACCATGGAGCTCTTCATCGAAACGCTTACAGGGACTTGCTTTGAACTTCGCGTCTCGCCATTTGAAACAATTGTCTGCGTAAAAGCTAAAATTCAGAGGCTCGAAGGTAATTGTTCTTGGCCTATGGCATTCGCATTCCAGTTTACGTTAGTAGAACGGTTCCTGCATGACCAAGGACGGCGCAGGAACCAGGCAGGCTTCAGAGTGAGGGACCTTATACGGGGCGAGCGGTTGGGTACAGATCCCCGATGGGCCATCCTAACAATTATCTGTCctatgcttttacataggaatgatCATCAATGATGGAGGGAGGGGTCGGGGATCGTTTTggcctgcctctattcacagtccGCAGGGATTTGTACGCAGGCATAAGtgatcgactgcctgtttacacaagccgaAGTGtcatccattcttttttttttttttcccctttgcatgcataaactgaacgatgaatgagaagctAACAAATTCTTGTTCGTCATGCAGTCGGGGTGTGCCTTTACCTTGAAGCGTTCAGATGCctgctggatcgtgggaatctgaaagatttattggcctgtgtaaaagggccctgaagGTGAATCTGAACGATTCAGGGTAAAGGCACgccccgactgaacgatgaataAAAAAACTGAACAATGCATCAGCTTGTGTAAACGAGCGGTATAACTTATGGGCGACTTCCTGCATACTGTGATTGGAGATGGGTGAACCAGAATAATCCccagccgctccacctccattcgttATCTGGTAGATTGCTATGAGCAGATCTAACCCTTCCTAGACCTTTGAATATGTCCTTATACAAGCCATGtgcccaccccttctccgcccagTTTCTATCCCCTCTAGGTGGCGGTCCTGTTGACAAGATGCCTGTGTATGAAGGGATATGTTATCCTCATGCCTCCCCTGTTGAAACACAGCTTGTGCCTGCAGGTACTGGGTATATTAGGAGCAAGTGTACTTCAGTAGAGGAGGCATAATGACTTGCTGGTTACAGCCCCTCTGTATGCAGCCATCTTGTATACAAGAGCACAGTCCAGAGGAGGTAGGGGGCATGTTTTGGGTGAAATCATTAATTTTCATCAGCTTTAGTTTGTCTATGGCCACTTTTAGATATTCACAACCGATCATTCGGATGGGTCAATAATTTCCCATCAGTCATTGGGGTGCTGGAAGTAGGACTCTCAATCATCAGTTGCACTTGAGTGAGCTCTGTGGTCTCTCCCTTTGTCTGTGATGTCATctttatcggtcacatggccttcTTCAGCTCGGTCCTGggattgaactgcaataccaggcactgccACTACTCAATATACGGCACTGTGCCTCGTTATATAATGGGCCACAGTGCTCGGCTGAGTGTTGCATCTCTGGTGCCCTACACAGTGAGCTGGTGTCAGAGGCCCGCGATGATCTACTATTGGTGATGGCTGATCCCAGCAGAAAGATGGGATCTGCAAACAGCAGTGTAATGTCTGTGGGCAACTTCATCTTCTTTCGAACCTGATGTGACCGTTCTTTCTGCCTTTGGTTTTTCGCAGGTAATGGTTTTAGTGAATGACCTAGAATACCTGATGGTTATGGATTAGCCGTCTGTCCAATCCAATCGCTTTCTTAGTCAAAAAATACCAGCaggacgcttttttttttttttttaacttggctcTGTGCCAGTCCTCCAAACAAAGAGCCCAGAAGACCTTTGGATGCCCATAGGGATGTCCTACACAATGGCCTATATGGAGGGCTACTGGAATCCTTGATATTAAAGTCCATTTCTTGGCAGGCTCTGAATGGGATTTAGTCCTCAACAGCTGAGCAATCTTGGGAGACGTATAGCCTGTGGCCATGCTAACTCTTGCCTGCACTTGTTAGATGATGGAGGTCATTGGGATTGTGGCTCTGCCAGTGGGTTGGGTGCCGACTACACATCCCCGGTGCTGTAAGACTTGTCTGAGCTTCGCCTATAGTTGGACATAATACCTGGGAACTACTCATTGCTGGTCTGTCTCGTTGGTCATCCAAGCTGTCTCCACCTCGCTGCTCATGTGTTCTCACGGGTGTAATTAGTGTCTTGTCACTAGCGGAGGTGGTGTCAACAGTCCTTCCAGTAAGTCGCTCTTCTCCCCTGCTGAGCTCCAACAAGGGATAAACCTTCCCTTTagaaatgacatttgcaaaagaTCGCTCTAGCCAACGACTAATGGCCCTTAGACAAGCGTGGCGCTGTGTCTACGAGGGGGGATAAAATAGTCATTCACTTTCAtaaaaattatgtatttttattttatttttttggttgtggagattttttttctctactaTTGTTACTATGCAGGGTATAGTTTTAGAATATCTTCTTGCCTTCTTATAATAAAGTTTTCTTTTACATTGGATTGGACTTCTTATTTTCTCTACATGGTGATAATGGCTGCCATGCTCTGTTAACAGCATTCAGAGATGGGCTTTATAGACAGTCCTCTAGTCTATAGTTTCCTGACTTCCATAGGAGAATATTGTGGGTGTTATCTGTGCAGGGAGTAGGAGCGGGTGAGCTGTGATCCTCCCCTATCATGaatgtgttatctatatgtaggaAGCATGCTtcactataatcctgcctgtgatgatatagagatgacggctgagaagttctccctacagaacaggaagtgtgacTACTaataggcctagtggtcagtgggagaactgcaggatattggaatatatatatatttttttttttttttaattaaagggttaTATTAAATACGTGATGTAGCTTAGATTCCAGTACTGTTATGAGTTAACACTGTAATATTATGTAACTCTCATTACATCCATGTTGTCTTCTCATATAATTTCAGGCATTCCCATTGCGCAGCAGCATCTAATTTGGAATAACAAGGAACTAGAGGACGAGTTTTGTCTGAATGACTATAAGTAAGTGTTTTGTAATGTGGTTTGGGATCTTTGTGTTCTTTAGACTATTTCACCATCCGTAATTTTGTATCTTtcctatttttccttcttttcacCCCAGTATCTCTGAAGGTTGTACTCTGAAGTTGGTGTTGGCTATGAGAGGCGGTCCAATTAACACTCGGAGAGGTATGTGCTGCGGaggtgtagttaaaggctcatgggccctgatGTAGAGggtcagcctcaccaccaccatcgCCCTATCCTTCCCCACTGCTCTTCATGGTTTTCAGCAGAGATCTGCTCAACACTTTCTACTGCCTCGCTGGTTAGCAGGTCCTTCCATGTTACTGTGCATATAGATGGGCCTGTCAATCAGCATCTGGAGGGAGATGGATGTGGGAATTTGCatatatgaatattaatgagctgTATTAGGAAAGTCTGCAGTCCAGCCCTGTGTCagtgatcgttttagcgataattgatgcatgtaaatgggcctttagatgcaacaattatcacttaaaagatgttttttgagagctaatcgtgtgcatttacagcgcaaggtgatcgctcaaacattgaacaaacaccttgcgctctgagcagggatgcagaagacaagcggggccgcttgtcttcctCATCCAGCTGTTGTGTCATCGGGGACACCATATACAGACGGACAGGTGCTTCCCTGTACAATGCCTAGAGCATCTCCTTTGTAATACACCCGTTGTCACCAGTCTGACGGGCGCGGCACAGTTTAGCTGGTCTCACTTGCAGCAGCTCAGGGTGTCGGGACCATGTCAAGTCAACAGGACCATTAAACTTGTGGTTTCGTATTTAGTGTGATTTATTACTGTTTTACCCTCTTGTTGTGTTTAGTGCCACTGGATGACCAAGTCAGGGAGATGGCGGAGTACATGGACCCCATGCGAGATGATGTATGGGAAAAGACCCCCGCAAATAAGCAGGTTACATTTTTGGTATACCGGGAAGGAGATCAACTGAATTTCTTCCGAGTAGTGGACAGAGGGGATGGTACCCTGACGCCATTAtcggaatctctcaggtaaatgTCACTTTATTTTCTCTGTACAGGACGCAGCTCAggtttttaagggatcttctgtcaccatcttctcctCTCTGAGAGCAATAGTGACACACGATGATTACAGTGATGGATCTGTttgtctgtgcagtagtttgggagaaacctgCGTTTTATTGGTAGCAGTCAGACGcaagactacaggaagtagtccttaatattcatgagctgtaagCTAGTCTCGCCCACGCTGCCCTCAGTCTCCTACTGccctctgcctattactgtgcatagtgagACAGCTGCCATTCAGTGGTTGGGGCTAGCTAAAGCTCATGAATAtcagactacttcctgtagtctttTGTgtttggctgctactaataaaatgcaagtttctcccaaactactgcacggaTGCATGAAGCAGACATATCCCTGTAATGGGTGTGagtgtcactaccttgtgctggtCACAGAAAGGACTGCAAAATGATAGTGACAGATTTCCTTCAATGCTAGGGCTACGCTGCTATGTGACCTGCTGCAGTCGTAGCCAAATACATGAAGCATCTTGATGATATGGCACTACATCTGTGCCTCATTTTCACATGGAGTCCAGGAGACTAGAACAACTTGGATGCTTTAATTAGATCCCAAATGTGCTGTGTATGTAATACTGCCTGGATAGGAAACCTATGGACCGATTACTGCAAGGATCTACGTAGGTATATCTATGTCTCGTGTTGTAATGAATGCTACCTGTGGACATCAGGCAGCACAGTTTCCTCATATTCCTGGTATACCAATCatctcacaattttttttttttttgtgcattcttactagagatgagcgaacgtactcgtaatgagtacttacgcacccgagtaccgccattttcgagtacttcagtactcgggcgtaaagattcggggggcggggagaggcgcggcggtgcgggggggagcagcggggaacaggggggagccctctctctctccctcttcccccctccccccactccccactgctgccccccgaatctttacgcgcgagtactgctgtactcgaaaatggcggtactcgggtgcgtaagtactcgtaacgagtacgttcgctcatctctaattgttaccaTTACAAGAAGTTAGTTTCCTCTGTGTTCGTGTCCCTCCAACACAATtctgtcctgggaggggggggtTTGCaaaggggtatattacctgtattTGGTCTCTCTGTTATCTAAGCTACTGGTCCCAGATTTTGCACAACCAAGGTGACAGCTGCACTTTTTTATTTCACTAATACAAACTGCGCCattctgactggccagtgctgatcacatgagcagcactggccaatcaaagagcaaaTATAGTGCTTTGGTtaacactatcaatgcactatGGCGTAGGTAGTCTATAGCTTGCATCTGTCATTGTGGATGTCCCTACATGGGAACCAAAACCGGCAAATTGGACAATGGCAAAGAATAATTACAGGTAGTATGACCTTCCCTCCTTCCCGACCCTTCTGGTCCTGGGgcaaaattttgtcccgaaagcagagggttgctttaagctaGAAAACTGCGTGATCTGCAAAAACGGACAATCATCTATATCATAGCAGTAGTTCATATGAAACCTTCTGCATGTCTTCAGTGTGTTCTGCTTTACTTTGTTGCCCTTTTCTATGACTGTGTTCTTTACCTGTTTTTCTCTATCAACTTTTTTATAAGTTTCTGCAGCATAAACTGAGAAGGGAGATGTATTCAGTGGCTGGCAATCATGTCTGCCACTTACCTCTGTAAGTAGGTGCCCGTGTCTGGCATCACTCAAAGCAATTAATCTACTGCAAAAAGTGCCATTTGCAGGTAGATGGTGAAAAAACACGGTAGGAGTTGCAGTTTGCAGGTACTTGGTCATGGACCCCTAATACACTTTAACTTGCAGGCAAACGTTCATGAATTGCAATAATTGACAAATGAGTCCACTTGATCTGCCAGCGTCCAGAAACGTTCACTACATCAGGCTGAAGCCAACTGATGTATTAGTTCTGCTTCTTCCTCTTAACCTGTACGCGATCTGTTTGTCTTCTCTGTAGTGGCGGGTCGGTGTATAACTTGTACGCGGAGGAGGATGACGACCTTGAGGCTTCTCCATCTGGCCAACAGATTATAGAAAATTCCATTACTATGAACAAAATGAAGCTGTTGAAATCAAAGATGGAGAACATGAATCTCAATAAAAAGGTCTTTAAAATAAACGCTTTCTCTTAACTAATACAActgtttccttaaccccttagtgaccacacctttttttcttttttttttttttttttttttcttctcccccttATCTCTTCCATCCTTTttgaagaaaattttttttaaatcgtaacttctttatttatccatcgccgtcgctgtatgagggcttgttttttgtggttcgagttgtatttttcaatggtgcttttcaatgtaccatataatgtactgaaaaacggtaaaattctaagtggagagaagtgGAAAATGATATTCCATCTCTCAGTGCGTATTGTTTCTACGCCGCACAAACTGCAAAGAAAATGacaaaactttattctatgggtcggtacgattactacgatacaacacttgtaaagtgttgttgttgttttttttgtttgtggtttttttgtttttttttctgacgttcgttgttttggggggtttttttcggACGAAGTTGACcatgcggagtaaataatgcaaTAATTTGGTAGATTGGATTTTCAGacgcagcgatgccaaatatgtatctgtttttttttgtgttgtaaatatagcaaaagggttCTTCAAATAATTAACaaaactttttattctttttgcattttcttttagtccccagtggggaccacaactagcgatgctttgatttctcctgcagtatgatgtaatgctatagcattacatcatactgctttcttacaggcagtctatcaagccacctcacggggatggcttgataggcattctgccatgacagccctttaggaaaggaccccggctgccgtgacacccacacggctctcccgatctcatcaGATTTagcagcattcaaagggttaacagctctgttcGACGCACGGCTtgtcggggctgttgcccgcgggtgtcagctgtaagaaacagctgacacccatgatgtgtggagggagatagcagagcgatctctctccatacacgtcctgcaacggcaggacgtaaaaGCATAATAGGGTGGTGGTGTATATCGGGCAGGTTTCAAGACTTGACTCGCCTTGTTCCTGATTTTGGTTAAGGGTttgtttacaccaaatgatttaTCGTTTGACGAAGCCAATGTTTGctcaggcagatacatcattggctcgttgaaatgagataatcgttcagtctttcatattcgctgtataagtgagaacGGCTGAGCGATCAGGATTTAAATCGAATGAttggtgaacgagccaacaattttatttctgcataaaatgaatgaaaagcaaattaTTTGCTAGCggtctgcgtttacactgaacgattcttAGTTCATTTGAACTATTTTAAATGATTATCGTTCCGCGTAAAGGGGCCTTAATGTAATGTCCAAGTATAAGTGGTTGTATCAGAATATCGCTATGTGTTTGAACCATTGATATCCCCTTGTGTATAAGATGGCTTGACAAGCACCTGATAGTTGGGACAAGGCTTGCCACTCCATtgatttcacacaggagcgatggcCATTCATTGACTAGAGTGGAGTGTGCCAGAGAGCTCTTCCAGCCGCCTCCCTCCATTCATTGTGAAgaggcagttgttcaaagatgacagactgcctgtttactctgagtgAGAACTCGTTCACTAGTGGCTTTGTTTCAGTAAGTGACTACTGAGCGATTAGTCGTTCGGTACGCCGTTGGTTCCTTTGTTTACATGGACAACTATCGCTGAAAATCGCTAGTTTGGAcgaattttatttttcttctcctgTGTAAAGCCATCCATGGATATATACGAGATGTGTGAAAGTATCCAACCCTTTTATTCATAAAGTCTTTGTATTTAGATACAACAATCTTGCACTAATCTCCAAAGTCGTCGCCTTGGGCAGCCACATGCTTCTGCCACTGTCGGAAGCAGTGCTGAAACGCCTATTTTGAGATGGCGCGTAGCTGGTCCGTCGCATTCTGCATGAGGTCTTCTCTGGAATTAAATCTGATTCCATTTGGGGGTATTTTCAGCACAGGAAGGCAGAAGCCAGATGGAGCCGTCGGGAGAGTAGGGAGCCTGACTCTCCACTGATGTGCGCCCATCTTTGAAGCAGTTGAACTACTCCTCTATCGGTGTGGTGCCCATTGCTGCATTCCCAAAGCCCTTTTGTATCTTCCAGATTGTTTCCACTTGGGAATCGCCaagctttacaaaaaaaaaatgcagtagcgttcggttttttggttttttttttttgacaaaaaaaaaaaaatcaggtggcGCTCACGTATACTTCCTCACTCATCAGCTATTTTAAGGATATATGTGTATTTATTATACTCTGGTTTAGTTTGGGGCATAATATATCAGATTTGATTTATATATCTTGATGTGTATACGCTGTTGACTCCCCTCAATTACTTTTTGTTTAGCCGAAGAAGTCTTCTAAGTTGAAACCACGGCCTCCTAACGCTCCACGGTCTACTAGTGGCTCAATGGCTTCCACCCGTCACAGACTTCTTAGAGTTCTCCCTCACATTGGACAATCTTGCCTACCTCCCGGGAGCCCATATGTCTCCGAGTCTTCCCACAATGCACTTTCTACCCTAACTGCTGCTACTAGGACAATACCTTCTATCACTAGTGACTTTCTCAAAGAGGAGGAGACCTGGGAAAGCTCAGCATTAATTCCATCACTCACTAGTATTAATTTACCTCCCAAGGTTTCACGGGTAGAACTTGAAAATGCGAGTCATTCGACAAATACACTCCTCTCCCCTGTTACACCTTTACCCAAGAAAGACTTGCTGATGAAAGACAGTGACCACATCTCTCATCAGAACCTAAACCTTTTTGCTTCTGAAGATACAGCTAGATCAATATCTGAGTCCTTCTCATTGTTAGCCGAGGCCGGACCTTCCGAGCCATACGGAGAACTGTGCAGCTTAAGAAAAACCACATCGGAGTTTGAGTTGACGGAAGGAAGCAAAGAGGCCTCGCCGGAGACTCATCAGTCAGCGCTCGCCAAGTCCTTGAACTCTGATTTGATGGAGACCTCTCTTATCAATGCTGCTGAACTTAGTCCACCAAGAAGCAAGTTTCTGTCACCCATCCACTTTTCTTCGCAGTTGAACGATGCCACCTTCTCTAAGGCACATCAGCCTAAATGTTTTGACTTGGGAAGCCTGAGGTCTCCTGCGTCACATAGTCATTTCCATTCCCTGCAGCTCCGAAACATGGCTGATCCTACTTTTTCTAGGACTACTAGATTCAGAGGGGTGAAGGTGGAATCTCCAGGGAAGCGATCAGATGTGATTTCTAAAATGGAGGCCAGAGACATGACTGAGTTGGTTAATAAAGCATCTAAAGAGCCCATGGGGTCACTTAATAATCTGGGGTTTTTTGCTTCGCTGGCTCGAAGCGCAAGTAGGGACAATTTAAGCAACTCCAGCAATCCTGGAAGACTACGAAGTCTTGTTGCTCCACCAGCCATACTCCAGGAAGAGAAAATCTCTCTACATGACCGTCTGAACATCTTAAGTGTAAGTATCCACAAGCTGAAATTTAACGGGTTCTTCACTCTTTCTGCTTCCAGTATGATTGACAAAAAGATATcagggcagatttattaatatGGTCTAAAATCTAGATTTTTAGCCAAATCTGTGGCTCAATGTGGTGCTTTAGGTGCAACTTTATGCCATCTGTTGGTTGGCTAAAGcagcttttacactgaatgatatggATTCCCACAATCGGCAAGAATCTGAatgctcatcattcagtgtaaatgtatgtaCCAACTGAATGACTAACAAGTCATTcccttctcattcatcattcaattccatgcatgcaaaaaaatggactgccttatcgttccgtgtaaacaggcagtcggtcacttatgaacgactgcctgcttactgtgaatggagactggTGGGCTGGAACAATCTTGGCACGCTCCGCCTCCTTtcagtcagcaatgctttttcttgtgtaaaagcacaggaactattatcgctgggacaaCATGTGCGACATCTGTTGCCCGgcagatcgtcccatgtaaaagggccttaaggatgCTTTTACGCGGGacgaagataatctttcaaatgactgaaagatttagcgatctctttgcatgaagtgttaatagccattaaccctttaggcCCTCTtagatgcaaataaagatgataaacgggttgtttgcagagcccagtgtgtgtttaaacacaccccCAGcagtgcaaacagctgctgacaCATTCCATTGCTTTCCTGGCAGCTTCCAGCTGATTACAGTAGCCTTGAGAAGAACAATGCAAACACTCAGCGGGCAGAACGTCccgcagtcttttgaaagatgagtgaaatgcacaatgcctgcgtttacatgtaacgattattgctcattttcatgtaaaagagccttttaaACTTTTTATGCTAATTGAGCCAGAAGTCTGGTGCATTTAGTTTAGTAAGTCTTCCCCATGGACAATGCCCTCAAAACTTATGTAAGTACAGACATGCACTGAAACCAGAGTTCAGCTTAAAATCACATGGGCACATTTCCTACTAGAATGAGAAACTGGGATCTGAGTAACCTCGAATGCGGAGTGgttatcggtgctagactagccagggccagtaTGTCAAAAATTgccaaccttttttatttttctttttgtgcaACATTGAGTATGCAAagaacattgtaatctgctggtAATCCAGCAGAAGGAGATCTTGTGATCATAAACCACTGGAAGAAGGGGTAGGAGGATGTTAATAATTGCTCTGATGAACACGCAGTGCACCTTCAAGCAAACTGTAGCCAAATACAACACGGGTGGTCCATGTTACGTGTCTGAATGCATACGTTCCTTGGCATCAATGGGATATAACAGTAGACTGGCTCAAGTGCCATTGTTGTCTAAGGGCACTTCACATTGTCGGCAGAACGCTGCA is a window of Eleutherodactylus coqui strain aEleCoq1 chromosome 4, aEleCoq1.hap1, whole genome shotgun sequence DNA encoding:
- the ZFAND4 gene encoding AN1-type zinc finger protein 4 isoform X1, whose amino-acid sequence is MSNKKEPPFFNEDNLGSFHYKLPFYETMELFIETLTGTCFELRVSPFETIVCVKAKIQRLEGIPIAQQHLIWNNKELEDEFCLNDYNISEGCTLKLVLAMRGGPINTRRVPLDDQVREMAEYMDPMRDDVWEKTPANKQVTFLVYREGDQLNFFRVVDRGDGTLTPLSESLSGGSVYNLYAEEDDDLEASPSGQQIIENSITMNKMKLLKSKMENMNLNKKPKKSSKLKPRPPNAPRSTSGSMASTRHRLLRVLPHIGQSCLPPGSPYVSESSHNALSTLTAATRTIPSITSDFLKEEETWESSALIPSLTSINLPPKVSRVELENASHSTNTLLSPVTPLPKKDLLMKDSDHISHQNLNLFASEDTARSISESFSLLAEAGPSEPYGELCSLRKTTSEFELTEGSKEASPETHQSALAKSLNSDLMETSLINAAELSPPRSKFLSPIHFSSQLNDATFSKAHQPKCFDLGSLRSPASHSHFHSLQLRNMADPTFSRTTRFRGVKVESPGKRSDVISKMEARDMTELVNKASKEPMGSLNNLGFFASLARSASRDNLSNSSNPGRLRSLVAPPAILQEEKISLHDRLNILSTPHGLGQSVINTSCVKGTVEATHLFPPVKSAVRSKKKTATKHCFLCGKKTGLATSYECRCGNNFCATHRYAETHSCTYDYKTAGRRYLQESNPVITAPKLPKI
- the ZFAND4 gene encoding AN1-type zinc finger protein 4 isoform X2, whose product is MSNKKEPPFFNEDNLGSFHYKLPFYETMELFIETLTGTCFELRVSPFETIVCVKAKIQRLEGIPIAQQHLIWNNKELEDEFCLNDYNISEGCTLKLVLAMRGGPINTRRVPLDDQVREMAEYMDPMRDDVWEKTPANKQVTFLVYREGDQLNFFRVVDRGDGTLTPLSESLSGGSVYNLYAEEDDDLEASPSGQQIIENSITMNKMKLLKSKMENMNLNKKPKKSSKLKPRPPNAPRSTSGSMASTRHRLLRVLPHIGQSCLPPGSPYVSESSHNALSTLTAATRTIPSITSDFLKEEETWESSALIPSLTSINLPPKVSRVELENASHSTNTLLSPVTPLPKKDLLMKDSDHISHQNLNLFASEDTARSISESFSLLAEAGPSEPYGELCSLRKTTSEFELTEGSKEASPETHQSALAKSLNSDLMETSLINAAELSPPRSKFLSPIHFSSQLNDATFSKAHQPKCFDLGSLRSPASHSHFHSLQLRNMADPTFSRTTRFRGVKVESPGKRSDVISKMEARDMTELVNKASKEPMGSLNNLGFFASLARSASRDNLSNSSNPGRLRSLVAPPAILQEEKISLHDRLNILSTPHGLGQSVINTSCVKGTEATHLFPPVKSAVRSKKKTATKHCFLCGKKTGLATSYECRCGNNFCATHRYAETHSCTYDYKTAGRRYLQESNPVITAPKLPKI
- the ZFAND4 gene encoding AN1-type zinc finger protein 4 isoform X3: MTIMPLDDQVREMAEYMDPMRDDVWEKTPANKQVTFLVYREGDQLNFFRVVDRGDGTLTPLSESLSGGSVYNLYAEEDDDLEASPSGQQIIENSITMNKMKLLKSKMENMNLNKKPKKSSKLKPRPPNAPRSTSGSMASTRHRLLRVLPHIGQSCLPPGSPYVSESSHNALSTLTAATRTIPSITSDFLKEEETWESSALIPSLTSINLPPKVSRVELENASHSTNTLLSPVTPLPKKDLLMKDSDHISHQNLNLFASEDTARSISESFSLLAEAGPSEPYGELCSLRKTTSEFELTEGSKEASPETHQSALAKSLNSDLMETSLINAAELSPPRSKFLSPIHFSSQLNDATFSKAHQPKCFDLGSLRSPASHSHFHSLQLRNMADPTFSRTTRFRGVKVESPGKRSDVISKMEARDMTELVNKASKEPMGSLNNLGFFASLARSASRDNLSNSSNPGRLRSLVAPPAILQEEKISLHDRLNILSTPHGLGQSVINTSCVKGTVEATHLFPPVKSAVRSKKKTATKHCFLCGKKTGLATSYECRCGNNFCATHRYAETHSCTYDYKTAGRRYLQESNPVITAPKLPKI